CGGTGCGCACGGCCTCGCGCAGGGCCTCCGGGGTGGTGTCCTTGAGCAGGAACCCGGCCGCGCCCGCGCGGATCGCCTCGAACAGGTACTCGTCGTCGTCGAACGTGGTCAGCATGACCACCTGCACCCTGGCCAGGCGCGGATCGGCCAGGATGCGGCGGGTGGCCTCGATGCCGTCGACCCCGGGCATCCGCACATCCATGAGCACCACGTCAGGCTGCTCGGCGCGCACCACGTCCACGGCGGAGGCGCCGTCGCCCACCTCGCCGACGATGTCGATGTCGGGCGCGCGGTCGAACACGGCCCGCAGGCCGGTGCGGATGAGGTGCTGGTCGTCGACGAGCACCACGCGCAGCGGGCTCATCGGGCGCCCGCCGGCAGGGGCAGCTCGGCGTGCACGCGGAAGCCGCCGGTGTCGGCCGGGCCGACGTCGACGCTGCCGCCGAGCAGGGTGACCCGTTCGGACATGCCGCGCAGGCCGTAGCCGTGCTCGTCGAGCCTGCCGTGCGGGTCGGGGCCGTCGCCGTCGTCGACGACGTCAAGGTGCAGCCGGGCGCCGGTG
The Catellatospora sp. IY07-71 DNA segment above includes these coding regions:
- a CDS encoding response regulator transcription factor → MSPLRVVLVDDQHLIRTGLRAVFDRAPDIDIVGEVGDGASAVDVVRAEQPDVVLMDVRMPGVDGIEATRRILADPRLARVQVVMLTTFDDDEYLFEAIRAGAAGFLLKDTTPEALREAVRTVAGGDALLSPAVTRRVLAAAAHAPVRDTARLAGLTDRERDVLAQVGGGLTNAEIGAVLHLSPDTARTYVSRLLTKLDARDRAQLVVIAYETGLVRPGERQHSSGT